One part of the Gadus macrocephalus chromosome 8, ASM3116895v1 genome encodes these proteins:
- the LOC132462411 gene encoding uncharacterized protein LOC132462411 isoform X2 encodes MEEAAVQGEKIEPVPEVKSDGGKAGWMNERSLSSILKHSCLLCWSSSPRDTGVVETDERVLAKTAEIRELENAVALESLELQEQQQDVRDLEETLLKLDQHKEKLQLQIKSTRQLCVEESQKILSLQAEESKKEGQVEEYERELARARWRLKKLREEVKNAKRRAEEAGQRNNPLQDSIRQSYEEILQEENALCSLSGGAATPDSQLDESTSPADTTEDDPLPLRPWGRSQSLPAYADFIMRTSSSSFNNNLTGTREEVAESSLEAPKTEGAEGGPEQTQRSTDAEKKTNNEKEALTASANPVDQLDFYKPDPFVHGQAEDDLFNEDMFPKTDSSDVFASDPFKGTDPFAADIFFPPGSDEAAAAAVANDDADTSLSCVEHKASTGTQCFESEFPDEDSDIEISYSREDLDAVAMAADATDRAAPAEARGFKPIQSSSEDLGLDAASRGWRSQGQYSVESDPNGYELDLAAVSPPSDIEELSLASLTGDAAGGKNNTAAVKGLSTDSAQYSPELAPSGAVPDASDMTQLVITEQPLSCEVTSCLEAQPLESETDNSFEVEPQLTLVHHDSVDAPNPSTQITSEMNECSFEMSYPSTHSSFDPYGFKLSPEHSTHSLLDPDDEEDLSPESNDPDLAFDPEPTSSQLNFDRYGFDLSVSRVASEDVVDPYGFKLSQEEENQEVLEVCSHDDQEEVELCSFTNEELVEPYSNQEVVDPFAQDNQEVLEPCNQNNQEMLDFCSNGNQEILEPSVSDTKNVLDLFSIQNQELVDLSSPLNQEVLEPFCDDNQEPMVSHDKDEQELPQQCNQEVVETSIHNKEPRAPSYYENQEVLDFCGQDNQELQGFSRNQELQDYRSHDNQEVLDFLSNQALPEANNNHHCEQDSEMYFNPDTQSNISNSTDPANSSAGGPASEVSNSPEALHLEGLDLGNTTGSTNNCNTYKADLLSMSVDQEQATSNMSTNSDPATFNVSSGQNLLQGDLGSVFSAGGYIGCDDVADDLEPLHHRQGNPVAEPVEPMEPVRPVQPVRPVRPMRPPRPSLLAKEKAQSQTQGVDLK; translated from the exons ATGGAGGAAGCCGCGGTGCAGGGGGAGAAGATAGAGCCCGTACCGGAGGTAAAGAGCGACGGGGGGAAGGCGGGCTGGATGAACGagcgctcgctctcctccattCTAAAACACTCCTGCCTCCTGTGCTGGTCCTCGTCTCCCAGGGATACGGGAGTCGTGGAAACGGATGAAAGGGTCCTTGCCAAGACAGCAGAGATCAGA gagCTAGAGAATGCAGTGGCGCTGGAGAGTCTGGAgctgcaggagcagcagcaggacgtCCGGGACCTGGAGGAGACCCTGCTGAAGCTGGACCAGCACAAGGAGAAGCTGCAGCTGCAGATCAAGAGCACCAGGCAGCTATGTGTGGAGGAGAGTCAGAAG atCCTGTCCCTGCAGGCTGAGGAGAGTAAGAAGGAGGGCCAGGTGGAGGAGTACGAGCGGGAGCTGGCGCGCGCCCGCTGGAGGCTGAAGAAGCTgcgggaggaggtgaagaacgCCAAGCGGCGGGCGGAGGAGGCGGGCCAGAGGAACAACCCGCTGCAGGACTCCATCCGCCAGTCCTACGAGGAGATCCTGCAG GAGGAGAACGCTCTGTGCTCTCTGTCGGGAGGAGCCGCCACTCCAGACAGCCAGCTGGACGAGTCCACGTCGCCCGCGGACACCACCGAAGACGACCCCCTCCCGCTGAGGCCCTGGGGCCGCAGCCAATCACTGCCGGCGTACGCTGACTTCATCATG AGGACCAGCAGTTCTTCCTTCAATAACAACCTGACAGGGACCAGAGAGGAAGTGGCTGAGAGTTCTCTGGAGGCCCCAAAG ACGGAGGGAGCTGAGGGGGGGCCTGAACAGACCCAGAGGAGCACGGACGCGGAGAAGAAGACTAACAACGAGAAGGAAGCGCTGACAGCCAGCGCCAACCCCGTGGACCAACTGGACTTCTACAAACCCGACCCCTTCGTTCACGGTCAGGCCGAAG ATGATCTTTTCAATGAAGATATGTTCCCAAAGACGGATTCCTCAG ACGTCTTCGCCTCAGACCCCTTCAAAGGCACCGACCCGTTCGCGGCAGACATCTTCTTCCCGCCGGGATCagacgaggcggcggcggcggcggttgcCAACGACGACGCCGACACCAGCCTGTCGTGCGTCGAGCACAAAGCGTCCACGGGGACCCAGTGCTTCGAGTCCGAGTTCCCGGACGAGGACAGCGACATCGAGATCAGCTACAGCCGCGAGGACCTGGACGCCGTCGCCATGGCGGCGGACGCCACGGACCGGGCGGCGCCGGCCGAGGCGCGGGGGTTCAAGCCCATCCAGAGCTCCTCCGAGGACCTGGGGCTGGACGCGGCGTCCCGGGGCTGGCGGTCCCAGGGACAGTACTCGGTGGAGTCGGACCCCAACGGCTACGAGCTGGACCTGGCcgccgtctcccccccctcggACATCGAGGAGCTCAGCCTGGCCTCCCTGACCGGGGACGCGGCCGGCGGGAAGAACAACACCGCGGCGGTCAAAG GTCTGAGTACCGATTCGGCTCAATATTCCCCTGAGCTGGCGCCCTCTGGTGCCGTACCTGACGCATCCGACATGACTCAGCTTGTCATCACAGAGCAGCCCCTTTCCTGTGAGGTCACTTCCTGCCTAGAAGCACAGCCCCTTGAGTCAGAAACGGACAACAGCTTCGAGGTAGAACCCCAACTAACACTGGTTCACCACGACTCAGTCGATGCTCCAAATCCCTCGACGCAGATCACTTCAGAGATGAATGAGTGCAGTTTCGAGATGAGCTACCCATCCACCCACTCCTCCTTTGACCCGTACGGGTTCAAACTGAGTCCGGAACATTCCACTCACAGCCTTCTGGATCCTGATGATGAGGAAGATCTCAGCCCAGAATCGAATGATCCTGATTTGGCCTTTGACCCAGAACCCACCTCTTCTCAGCTCAACTTTGATCGCTATGGGTTTGACCTCAGCGTCTCCCGGGTAGCCAGTGAGGATGTGGTTGACCCCTATGGCTTTAAGCTGAGCCAGGAGGAAGAGAACCAGGAAGTACTTGAGGTGTGTAGCCATGAcgaccaggaggaggtggaacttTGTAGCTTTACCAACGAGGAGCTAGTAGAACCTTATAGTAACCAGGAAGTTGTGGATCCATTCGCCCAGGACAACCAGGAAGTGCTTGAACCATGTAACCAAAACAATCAGGAAAtgctggatttctgtagcaatGGAAATCAGGAGATTTTGGAACCAAGTGTGTCCGATACCAAGAATGTTCTGGACTTGTTCAGCATTCAGAACCAGGAGTTGGTTGACCTGTCTAGTCCTCTTAACCAGGAAGTGCTGGAACCCTTCTGCGATGACAACCAGGAACCGATGGTATCTCACGACAAAGATGAACAAGAACTACCACAGCAATGTAACCAGGAAGTAGTAGAAACAAGTATCCACAACAAGGAACCACGGGCTCCTTCCTATTATGAAAACCAGGAGGTTCTGGACTTCTGTGGCCAAGACAACCAGGAACTCCAAGGATTCAGTAGAAACCAGGAACTGCAAGATTACAGAAGCCATGATAACCAGGAGGTGCTGGACTTTCTAAGTAATCAGGCTTTACCGGAGGCTAACAATAACCACCACTGTGAGCAAGACTCAGAGATGTACTTCAATCCAGACACACAGTCCAACATCTCCAACAGCACTGACCCTGCTAACAGCTCCGCCGGTGGTCCGGCCTCAGAGGTCTCCAACAGCCCCGAGGCCCTGCACCTGGAGGGTCTGGACCTCGGCAACACGACTGGCAGTACCAACAACTGCAACACCTACAAAGCTGACCTCCTCAGCATGTCAGTAGACCAAGAGCAAGCCACGAGTAACATGTCCACCAACAGCGACCCTGCCACATTTAATGTTTCTTCGGGCCAAAATTTGTTACAAGGCGACTTAGGGTCCGTGTTTAGTGCCGGAGGCTACATCGGCTGTGATGACGTGGCTGATGACCTGGAGCCCCTTCACCACAGACAGGGAAACCCTGTAGCAGAGCCAGTGGAACCAATGGAACCAGTGCGGCCAGTGCAACCAGTGCGACCAGTGCGACCAATGAGGCCTCCTCGTCCTTCGCTCTTG